One region of Bacteroidia bacterium genomic DNA includes:
- a CDS encoding GNAT family N-acetyltransferase translates to MNLIFREISFGSEAYPQTVKLREEVLRKPLGLEFSREQLDSEAGDYHLCVMAEQGPLACLVLTPHAEGCLRMRQVAVSPDHQKNGIGRLLVAFSEGFAIEKYCREMVLHAREEAIPFYKKLGYKVYDEPFKELEIPHRKMKKVLPAPRIFRNSYKKGMGGNYEKSNFEDWETRPGK, encoded by the coding sequence GTGAACTTGATTTTCAGGGAAATATCCTTTGGCTCTGAAGCATACCCGCAAACGGTGAAGCTCCGGGAAGAGGTACTGAGAAAGCCTTTGGGCCTAGAATTCAGCCGGGAGCAGCTTGATTCAGAAGCCGGGGATTATCATTTGTGCGTGATGGCGGAGCAGGGCCCACTGGCCTGCCTGGTGCTGACGCCTCACGCTGAAGGCTGTTTAAGAATGCGACAGGTAGCCGTTTCGCCCGACCACCAGAAGAACGGGATCGGTCGTTTGCTGGTGGCTTTTTCCGAAGGATTTGCCATTGAGAAATATTGCCGGGAAATGGTTCTCCATGCCAGAGAGGAAGCCATTCCTTTCTATAAAAAACTCGGATACAAAGTATATGACGAGCCTTTTAAAGAATTGGAAATTCCGCACAGGAAAATGAAGAAAGTACTTCCCGCTCCGCGAATCTTCCGGAATTCTTACAAAAAGGGCATGGGAGGAAATTATGAAAAAAGCAATTTTGAGGACTGGGAAACCAGGCCTGGGAAATAA
- a CDS encoding MMPL family transporter: MWTKVSHFILRYRFLLLGLIAIVTLVMGYYALQVKMSYDFIQVTPSDDPDFKTYQKFKDQFGEDGSSMFVGFQAAQLWNLRFFQDYYDVTKKVEAHPGITEVLTLTNLQNLKKDRARRSLYLDPVIDKRPQTQTGLDSLKEEILSLPFYRDLLYNPETHTVMMLVRFDKDTLASKSRGDLIAHIEDEMDSFGELYNLEIHYSGMPLIRTKITEKVANEMKLFSTISIVITALILLFFFRSFSAMVFPLVVIIIIMVWTLGTISLFGYKLNILSGLLPPLIVIIGVPNFIYFLNKYHHEFKKHGNKVLAINRMVEKIGVITFLTNCTTAIGFGVLFLTESPILKEFGLVAAINIMATFFISVITIPVIFSLLPEPSSRHTNYLNSRYMKYALDTIDNWVHNHRKWVYLVTGLVIILGIVGVARLKVIGYMLDDIPHKDKLYSDLMFFEKHFEGVMPFEIIVDTKQKNGLLRPENLQKLDQLQDSIESYPEFARPMSVVEVIKFTKQAFYDGRESQYSLPTARERNFLLPYLTGIKGDNPLMQTMIDTNRQVARISAKMEDVGSLKLAEIKERLERNITEIFGDTDFHTDITGVSVVFMKNNKYLIESLVSSLILAFLIVSCILGLLFMQWRMILISIIPNFIPLLVTAGLMGFFDIALKPSTVLVFSIAFGISVDDALHFLAKYRQELNNHNWDVPKTVSVALGETGFSMIYTSLILFCGFSIFDASSFGGTAMLGVLTSITLLIAMLTNLVILPSLLLTFDTKFSKKKIALPDPE, from the coding sequence ATGTGGACTAAGGTCTCTCATTTTATTTTAAGATATCGGTTTCTTCTGCTTGGCCTTATTGCCATAGTTACCCTCGTGATGGGCTACTATGCCCTGCAGGTTAAAATGTCCTACGATTTCATCCAGGTGACGCCCTCGGATGATCCGGATTTTAAAACGTATCAAAAGTTCAAAGATCAATTTGGCGAGGACGGAAGTTCTATGTTCGTGGGATTTCAGGCCGCACAGCTTTGGAACCTGCGCTTCTTTCAGGACTATTATGACGTTACCAAAAAAGTAGAAGCCCATCCCGGCATCACTGAAGTACTGACGCTCACGAATCTCCAGAACCTGAAAAAGGACAGGGCAAGAAGAAGCCTCTATCTGGATCCGGTAATTGACAAAAGGCCCCAAACCCAGACTGGACTGGATAGCCTCAAAGAAGAGATTCTTAGCCTGCCTTTTTACAGGGATCTGCTCTATAATCCTGAAACCCATACCGTAATGATGCTGGTGCGGTTTGATAAGGATACGCTTGCATCAAAATCGCGGGGTGACCTCATCGCTCATATTGAAGATGAAATGGACAGCTTTGGCGAGCTATACAATCTGGAAATACATTACAGCGGAATGCCCCTGATCCGCACCAAGATCACGGAGAAAGTAGCCAATGAAATGAAGCTGTTTTCCACCATTTCCATTGTCATCACAGCCCTCATACTTTTGTTTTTCTTTCGTTCCTTTTCGGCAATGGTTTTCCCGCTGGTGGTCATTATCATCATCATGGTTTGGACCCTCGGAACCATAAGCCTGTTTGGGTATAAGCTTAATATTCTCTCCGGTCTCCTCCCTCCACTGATCGTCATCATCGGGGTGCCTAATTTTATTTATTTTCTTAATAAATATCACCACGAGTTTAAAAAGCACGGAAATAAAGTCCTGGCCATAAACCGAATGGTGGAGAAAATTGGGGTCATCACTTTTTTGACAAACTGCACCACAGCCATTGGGTTCGGTGTGCTTTTCCTGACGGAAAGTCCTATCCTCAAGGAGTTCGGACTTGTAGCCGCCATAAATATTATGGCGACATTCTTCATATCGGTAATCACCATTCCGGTAATATTCAGCCTGCTTCCGGAGCCCTCCAGCCGACATACCAATTATCTTAACAGCCGGTATATGAAATACGCGCTGGACACTATTGATAATTGGGTCCATAACCACCGCAAATGGGTGTATCTGGTTACAGGGTTAGTGATTATCCTCGGTATCGTAGGTGTAGCGCGCCTGAAGGTGATTGGCTATATGCTGGACGATATTCCGCACAAGGACAAGCTTTATAGCGACCTCATGTTTTTCGAGAAGCATTTTGAAGGCGTGATGCCCTTTGAAATAATTGTGGATACAAAACAAAAGAACGGATTGCTGAGGCCGGAGAACCTGCAAAAGCTGGATCAGTTGCAGGATTCCATTGAGTCGTACCCTGAATTTGCCCGGCCCATGTCAGTGGTGGAGGTGATAAAATTTACGAAGCAAGCATTTTATGATGGCCGGGAAAGCCAATACAGCCTGCCAACAGCGAGGGAAAGGAACTTTCTGCTGCCTTACCTTACCGGGATAAAAGGTGATAATCCGCTCATGCAAACCATGATTGATACCAACCGGCAGGTAGCGCGCATTTCAGCTAAAATGGAGGATGTAGGGTCGCTGAAGCTGGCAGAAATAAAAGAACGCCTGGAAAGGAACATTACCGAAATATTTGGAGATACGGATTTTCATACGGACATAACGGGAGTGAGTGTGGTGTTTATGAAGAACAATAAATACCTGATCGAGAGCCTTGTGTCCAGCCTTATCCTGGCTTTTTTGATAGTTTCCTGCATCCTGGGGCTGCTCTTTATGCAATGGCGAATGATCCTGATCTCCATCATCCCCAACTTTATACCGCTGCTGGTGACAGCCGGATTAATGGGTTTCTTTGACATCGCGCTGAAGCCATCCACAGTTTTGGTGTTCAGTATTGCCTTCGGAATATCGGTGGATGATGCATTGCACTTCCTGGCTAAATACCGGCAGGAACTGAATAATCACAACTGGGATGTGCCTAAAACTGTTTCAGTGGCGCTCGGAGAAACAGGCTTCAGCATGATATACACATCACTCATTCTGTTCTGTGGTTTCTCCATTTTTGATGCATCGTCCTTTGGCGGCACGGCCATGCTGGGTGTGCTTACCTCCATTACTTTGCTCATTGCAATGCTTACCAACCTGGTGATCCTGCCTTCATTGCTCCTGACGTTTGATACCAAATTCAGCAAGAAAAAAATAGCATTGCCAGACCCTGAATAG
- a CDS encoding DUF5522 domain-containing protein, which yields MEEESDYYFNEDGLLVFTRHYHLKRGYCCGKGCLHCPYNWEKVPEPTRSNLLKRQNKRENK from the coding sequence ATGGAAGAGGAATCTGATTATTATTTCAATGAGGACGGCCTGCTGGTCTTTACGCGGCATTATCATCTGAAACGCGGGTATTGCTGTGGAAAGGGCTGCCTTCACTGCCCATACAACTGGGAAAAAGTGCCGGAGCCTACCCGGTCAAACCTGCTTAAAAGGCAGAATAAGCGCGAAAATAAGTAA
- a CDS encoding lmo0937 family membrane protein has protein sequence MGALLYWIAIILVILWLLGFLLPADPVGGNLIHILLVLAIIAVLIRVIRG, from the coding sequence ATGGGCGCTTTACTTTATTGGATTGCCATCATCCTTGTCATTCTCTGGTTGCTGGGCTTTTTATTGCCGGCTGACCCCGTTGGTGGCAACCTCATCCACATCCTGTTGGTACTGGCCATTATAGCCGTACTCATAAGGGTTATTAGAGGTTAG